The Gemmatimonas aurantiaca T-27 DNA segment ACACAACGCCCTCGACAAACTCGTGGGCGCGGTGCGCCGGTCAGGCACACCTGTGACACCAGGCTTTGTCCTGATGAGCAGTCGGTGCAGTTATGAGCTCGTGTACAAGGCCATCGCGCTCGATGCACAACTACTGGCCACCGTCAGCGCGCCCACCACGATGGCCTTGCAATGGGCAGAGCAACTGGGACTGCCGCTGGTGTCCACCATGGGACGTGGAGACGTCCTCGAGATCATCCGATTCCCCGAAAGCGGGGAACGCGGAAACATGAGTCATGCACAGGAACCGGTGATGCACCATGTCTGACCACGACGTGATCCGCATGGTCAATCAAATCGCGCAGTTCTTTGCCCCCTATCCGGAAACTGACGCGGTCGAGGGGATTCACGATCATATGGTGAAATTCTGGCCGCCCGCCATGCGACGAGAACTGGCGGCGCTGGTCCATGGCTCGGCCAACACACCGGAAGCTCTGCACCCGCTGGCGCTGCAGGCCGCCCAACGACTGGACGCACCGCCACCACTCCCGTGATCACGCGGGACGACATCACGGGGATTGTATTGTGTGGTGGCCGAGGCACGCGCATGGGCGGCGCGGAGAAGGCGCTGCAACTGCTTCATGGACGCCCACTCGTGGCCCACGTGCTCGAACGACTGCAACCGCAGGTCGTTGCTGTGGTGATCAGCGCCAATCGTGAGGCACCAGCCTATGCGACGTACCGGGTGGCGGTGGTGCAGGATCTCGCGGACGATCAAGGTCCCTTGGGCGGCCTGCAGTCTGCGTTGCGACATGTGCACACGCCCTGGTTTTTCTGCTGCCCGGGCGATGCGCCGTTTCTCGACCCACAGCTCGTCGAGTCTCTGGCCCGCCACGTCGATCAGCCCGACATCACCATCGTCTACCCCTACGACGGCGAACACCACCAGCATCTCTTTCTGTTGGGTCGTACAGCCTTGGCGGCTTCGCTGGACCTCTATCTCGCCAGCGGTCAACGATCGGTCCACGGATTCATCGACACCCACCAGGCATTGTGCGTGCCGCTGCCCGGCATCACCGAGAGTTTCACGAACATCAATACAGGTATCGAACTCGCAGCAGCGAATCAGGTTCCTGCCAGCCGGGGGTGAAGCACAGAAGCCGCCCCCGGCCTGATCGGAGACGGCTTCTTTCCATCGACGCAGGACTCCGTCAGATCAGCGACTGATACACCGGCTCATACATCGCCGCAGAAACCGCAGCCGCGAGATCATCCGGGCGCGCCGTGCGAGCAAGACCACGGTCAAACGCGATCTTCGCCACTTCGATGGCAATCGCGCGTGACACCTCGCGAATCCGCGTGAGACTCGGATAGATCCGGCCCATGGCCAGATCTTCCGGTGTCACCAATCCGGCCAGCGTACGGGCCGCTGCCGCGAACATCTCGTCCGTCACGCGCGAGGACTCACTCACGATGACCCCGAGCCCGACACCCGGGAAGATGTAGGCGTTGTTGCCCTGTCCCGGCACATGGGTGCGCTCCTTGTACGTCACGGGCGCG contains these protein-coding regions:
- a CDS encoding formate dehydrogenase subunit delta, whose amino-acid sequence is MSDHDVIRMVNQIAQFFAPYPETDAVEGIHDHMVKFWPPAMRRELAALVHGSANTPEALHPLALQAAQRLDAPPPLP
- the mobA gene encoding molybdenum cofactor guanylyltransferase MobA, with translation MITRDDITGIVLCGGRGTRMGGAEKALQLLHGRPLVAHVLERLQPQVVAVVISANREAPAYATYRVAVVQDLADDQGPLGGLQSALRHVHTPWFFCCPGDAPFLDPQLVESLARHVDQPDITIVYPYDGEHHQHLFLLGRTALAASLDLYLASGQRSVHGFIDTHQALCVPLPGITESFTNINTGIELAAANQVPASRG